The following are encoded together in the Geobacter sulfurreducens PCA genome:
- a CDS encoding putative bifunctional diguanylate cyclase/phosphodiesterase produces MDPKASVPSFDHDARPVPATSAGVSRPAIDPPAEWTVRQYIREKKDQRFPSPRGQHRCFSGLDALCGMKSEVPERPTVVLIIEDDRQVRLLARDVLEEAGFVVEEACDGREGVVKFGRVRPDVVLLDVILPYMNGMTVCRVLREMPGGERVPVVMMTALGDSDAVREAFDAGATFFVPKPINLSTLPEHLTYLVRSSRVLQELHESEAQNRALLNAIPDMMLHVCREGTILDFRAGNGCAYAAFGGNLRGRTIADLLPPGAAAQFMAQVGHALATGTMMVCEYELEGPGGLNTHEARIVANGTGTVLAIVRDVTERRQSEEMIRYLAHHDSLTGLPNRIFFGEMLELVLSRARRDGKQVAILFVDLDDFKLINDTLGHAAGDHLLREAAQRLKGCVRSSDYVASGAESGLCGNIARFGGDEFILSLGNLDSVDDVVAVTQRIISEFSREFRIDGHEIFVSVSIGISMYPDDAEDTGSLVRNADMAMFAAKEEGGPSFRFFTRGMNEAAQQRLSIELSLRKALERGEIFVHYQPKVDLSCGEITGFEALARWHHPELGLIPPDTFIPLAEKNGLIVRIGEWVLRAACAQARTWIDEGFSDLCMAINLSSHQFTSGNLTSMVKEVLDETELPPSCLEFEITEGILMERTEKTMRILSELRDMGVRISIDDFGTGYSSLGYLKRFPVNTVKIDRSFVREIDSPHEDAAIIKAIIAVARNLNLQVVAEGVESHRQTEFLLAHGCNEAQGFLFGKPVHPDEASLMLRAGRWRDAPARALARGR; encoded by the coding sequence TTGGATCCCAAAGCGTCGGTCCCTTCATTCGACCATGACGCCCGCCCGGTGCCTGCCACCTCGGCCGGCGTCTCCCGGCCGGCGATAGATCCCCCGGCCGAATGGACCGTTCGCCAGTACATACGTGAGAAAAAGGATCAGCGGTTTCCCTCTCCCAGGGGCCAGCACCGCTGTTTTTCAGGGCTTGACGCCCTGTGCGGCATGAAGAGCGAGGTGCCGGAACGGCCGACGGTCGTTCTGATCATCGAGGATGACCGGCAGGTTCGCCTCCTTGCCAGGGATGTGCTTGAGGAAGCAGGGTTTGTGGTGGAAGAGGCATGTGACGGCCGGGAAGGCGTGGTCAAGTTCGGTCGGGTACGGCCCGACGTGGTGCTGCTCGACGTGATCCTCCCCTACATGAACGGCATGACCGTGTGCAGGGTCTTGCGGGAGATGCCCGGCGGCGAGCGGGTCCCCGTCGTCATGATGACGGCTCTGGGCGATTCGGATGCGGTTCGGGAGGCGTTCGACGCGGGAGCCACCTTTTTTGTCCCGAAACCGATCAACCTATCGACCCTCCCCGAACACCTCACCTACCTTGTCAGATCAAGCCGTGTCCTCCAGGAACTCCATGAAAGCGAAGCGCAAAACCGGGCATTGCTGAACGCCATTCCGGACATGATGCTCCATGTCTGCCGCGAGGGAACCATTCTCGACTTCCGTGCCGGCAACGGTTGTGCCTATGCGGCGTTCGGGGGAAACCTCCGCGGCAGGACCATTGCCGATCTTCTTCCCCCCGGCGCGGCGGCCCAGTTCATGGCTCAAGTCGGACACGCGCTTGCCACGGGAACCATGATGGTCTGCGAGTATGAGCTGGAGGGCCCCGGCGGTCTCAACACCCACGAGGCCAGGATCGTTGCCAACGGTACCGGCACGGTGCTCGCCATCGTGCGCGACGTGACGGAGCGGCGGCAGTCGGAGGAGATGATCCGCTACCTGGCGCATCACGACAGCCTCACGGGACTCCCCAACCGGATATTTTTCGGCGAAATGCTGGAGCTCGTTCTTTCCCGCGCCCGGCGCGACGGCAAGCAGGTTGCCATTCTTTTCGTGGACCTGGACGACTTCAAGCTCATCAACGACACCCTCGGCCACGCCGCCGGTGACCACCTGCTGCGGGAAGCTGCCCAGCGCCTCAAGGGATGCGTCCGGAGCAGCGACTACGTGGCCAGCGGGGCGGAGAGCGGCCTGTGCGGCAATATCGCCCGCTTCGGCGGCGACGAGTTCATCCTTTCATTGGGAAACCTGGACTCCGTTGACGATGTGGTGGCGGTGACGCAGCGGATTATCAGCGAGTTTTCCCGGGAGTTCCGGATTGATGGTCATGAGATATTCGTATCAGTGAGCATCGGCATCTCCATGTATCCCGACGATGCCGAAGATACCGGCTCCTTGGTCAGAAACGCCGACATGGCCATGTTTGCCGCAAAGGAAGAGGGAGGACCGTCGTTCCGCTTCTTTACCCGGGGCATGAACGAAGCCGCCCAGCAGCGTCTCTCCATAGAACTCAGCCTGCGCAAGGCGTTGGAACGGGGAGAGATCTTCGTCCACTATCAGCCGAAAGTTGACCTGTCCTGTGGGGAGATAACCGGTTTCGAGGCCCTTGCCCGTTGGCACCATCCGGAACTCGGACTGATCCCTCCCGATACGTTCATTCCCCTGGCGGAAAAGAACGGCCTGATCGTCCGGATCGGCGAGTGGGTGCTGAGAGCCGCCTGTGCCCAGGCCAGGACATGGATCGACGAAGGCTTCTCCGATTTGTGCATGGCCATTAACCTGTCGAGTCACCAGTTCACCAGCGGCAACCTCACCTCTATGGTAAAAGAGGTGCTTGACGAGACGGAACTGCCTCCCTCCTGTCTAGAGTTCGAAATCACCGAGGGAATCCTCATGGAGCGGACCGAGAAAACCATGCGGATCCTTTCCGAGCTGCGGGACATGGGAGTCAGGATATCCATCGACGATTTCGGCACCGGCTACTCGTCGCTGGGGTATCTCAAGCGCTTCCCCGTGAACACGGTCAAGATCGACCGCTCATTCGTGCGGGAAATCGATTCACCCCACGAGGATGCGGCGATCATCAAGGCCATCATTGCCGTCGCGCGTAACCTGAATCTCCAGGTGGTGGCCGAAGGGGTCGAAAGCCATCGACAGACGGAATTTCTCCTTGCCCATGGCTGTAACGAGGCTCAGGGGTTCCTCTTCGGCAAGCCGGTGCATCCCGATGAGGCGAGCCTGATGCTCCGGGCCGGGAGATGG